A single window of Vibrio stylophorae DNA harbors:
- the pyrB gene encoding aspartate carbamoyltransferase — protein MANPLFNKHIISIPELNRSELELIVKTAGEIKQTPRPDLLQNKIVASCFFEPSTRTRLSFETAIQRLGGSVIGFDSAGNTSHGKKGETLIDSVQVISSYADAYVMRHPNDGAARLASEFSNGTPVINAGDGANQHPTQTLLDLFTIYETQGRLDEIHIAFVGDLKYGRTVHSLTQALAMFNKVRFYFIAPDVLAMPEYICQELAAAGIEYSMHDSIEAVIPELDILYMTRVQKERFDPSEYAHVKSAFVLTADTLKTAKANLKVLHPLPRIDEITLDVDQTPHAYYFQQAENGVYARQALLALVLNETL, from the coding sequence ATGGCCAATCCTCTGTTTAATAAACACATCATCTCTATTCCCGAGCTCAATCGCAGCGAGCTAGAGCTGATTGTCAAAACGGCCGGTGAGATCAAACAGACACCGCGTCCGGATCTGCTTCAAAATAAAATCGTAGCAAGCTGCTTTTTCGAGCCATCCACACGAACTCGCCTCTCTTTTGAAACTGCGATTCAACGTCTTGGTGGCTCAGTGATTGGCTTTGACAGTGCCGGCAATACCTCACATGGCAAAAAAGGGGAAACCCTGATCGACTCAGTTCAGGTGATTAGCAGCTACGCCGATGCCTATGTGATGCGCCACCCCAATGATGGTGCCGCCCGTCTGGCCTCTGAGTTTTCCAACGGTACGCCAGTGATCAACGCGGGTGATGGCGCCAATCAGCACCCAACTCAAACCCTGCTGGATCTGTTCACCATTTATGAAACCCAAGGTCGCTTGGACGAGATTCATATCGCCTTTGTTGGCGATCTCAAATATGGCCGCACGGTGCACTCACTGACCCAAGCGCTGGCGATGTTTAATAAGGTGCGCTTTTACTTTATCGCCCCTGATGTATTGGCGATGCCTGAGTATATTTGCCAAGAGCTCGCCGCTGCCGGCATTGAATACAGCATGCATGACAGCATTGAAGCGGTGATCCCAGAGCTTGATATTCTCTATATGACACGGGTGCAAAAAGAGCGCTTCGATCCCTCAGAGTACGCACATGTAAAATCAGCCTTTGTCCTTACCGCTGATACGCTTAAAACTGCGAAAGCCAATTTAAAAGTGCTGCACCCACTGCCTCGCATCGATGAGATCACGCTGGACGTGGATCAAACGCCCCATGCTTACTATTTCCAACAAGCCGAAAACGGCGTTTACGCACGCCAAGCCTTATTGGCGCTTGTGCTCAATGAAACCCTTTGA
- the pyrI gene encoding aspartate carbamoyltransferase regulatory subunit gives MNPNKDHKLQVEAIKNGTVIDHIPAGMAIQILKLFHIEQGKQRITLGLNLPSSAQGAKDLIKIEDLYVSEEQANQLALHAPKATVNQIENYAVVKKMTLSLPKEVLGVFQCCNNNCITHLEPVDSRFYVLQKHEEVHLKCHYCEKVFPRKIVTDRQN, from the coding sequence ATGAACCCAAATAAAGACCACAAACTACAAGTTGAAGCGATCAAAAACGGCACCGTCATCGATCATATTCCCGCGGGTATGGCGATCCAGATCCTCAAGCTATTTCATATTGAGCAAGGCAAACAGCGCATCACCCTTGGCCTCAACTTGCCATCATCAGCGCAAGGTGCCAAGGATCTCATTAAGATCGAAGATCTATACGTGAGTGAAGAGCAAGCCAACCAACTGGCTCTGCACGCACCGAAAGCCACCGTCAATCAAATCGAAAATTATGCGGTGGTAAAAAAGATGACGCTCTCGCTTCCCAAGGAAGTTCTCGGTGTATTCCAGTGTTGTAACAACAACTGCATCACCCATTTAGAGCCCGTGGATAGCCGATTCTATGTGCTGCAAAAACATGAGGAAGTGCATCTCAAGTGCCACTACTGTGAAAAGGTCTTCCCACGCAAGATCGTCACAGATCGTCAAAATTGA
- a CDS encoding Rid family detoxifying hydrolase encodes MSKILHTNHAPAAIGPYVQGVDLGNLVMTSGQIPLHPQTGEIPADIQAQTQQSLENVKAVVEASGLGVADIIKMTVFVKDLNDFAAVNEIYGAFFDAHNAPYPARSCVEVARLPKDVGIEIEAIAIRR; translated from the coding sequence ATGAGCAAAATTCTTCATACCAACCACGCACCGGCCGCTATTGGCCCCTACGTTCAAGGCGTTGATCTTGGCAATCTAGTCATGACATCAGGGCAAATTCCGCTACATCCGCAAACCGGTGAGATTCCAGCGGATATTCAAGCGCAAACTCAGCAATCTTTAGAAAACGTCAAAGCCGTCGTGGAAGCCTCTGGTTTAGGCGTTGCCGATATCATCAAAATGACGGTGTTCGTCAAAGACCTCAATGATTTTGCTGCGGTCAATGAAATCTATGGCGCTTTTTTTGATGCGCACAATGCGCCCTATCCTGCGCGCTCTTGTGTGGAAGTGGCTCGCCTACCAAAAGATGTTGGTATTGAAATTGAGGCCATTGCCATTCGTCGCTAA
- the pmbA gene encoding metalloprotease PmbA — protein MSIEQQVTKQRQELEQAVARALELASKKSDGAEVAIHKSTGLSVSSNMAELENIEFNSDGALGITVYCDQRKGSASTSDLSPLAIEKTVQAALDIAQHTSQDPCAGPAPAELMVKEIPDLDLFHPDPLDPDRFRDIAIATEEAAMRYDARIKQSDGASYDSIYGLRVYGNSHGMLGSYASTRHSLSCSVIAQGQNGVMERDYSYTLSRRADELWTPEQVGRDAARRTVNRIDAQKIATCEVPVIFAAPVATGLFGHLVSAISGNSLYRKSSFLLDKLGETIFPTWLNIEEKPHLLRGLASSPFDSEGLATVDRTIIDQGQLATYLITSYAGRKLNMQPTGHAGGIHNWFVSSNHGDLLALAKTMDRGLIVTELMGQGVNMVTGDYSRGAAGFWVENGQIQYPVSEITIAGNLASMFEKIVAVGSDIETRSQIQTGSVLIEKMKIAGA, from the coding sequence ATGAGTATTGAACAGCAAGTAACAAAGCAGCGACAAGAGCTTGAACAAGCCGTTGCACGCGCGCTGGAACTAGCGAGCAAGAAATCTGATGGCGCAGAAGTTGCCATTCACAAAAGCACAGGCTTAAGTGTCTCCTCCAATATGGCGGAGCTTGAAAATATCGAATTCAATAGTGATGGCGCTCTGGGGATCACCGTTTATTGCGATCAGCGCAAGGGCAGTGCTTCGACATCCGATTTGTCACCACTGGCCATTGAGAAAACAGTGCAAGCGGCATTGGATATCGCCCAGCATACCTCGCAAGATCCTTGCGCAGGACCGGCGCCAGCTGAGTTGATGGTCAAAGAGATTCCAGACCTTGATCTATTCCATCCAGACCCATTGGATCCAGATCGTTTTCGCGATATAGCCATTGCCACTGAAGAAGCGGCGATGCGCTACGATGCGCGCATTAAGCAAAGCGATGGTGCGAGCTACGATAGCATTTATGGTTTGCGTGTTTACGGTAACAGCCATGGCATGTTGGGTAGCTATGCTTCTACGCGTCATAGCCTCAGCTGTAGCGTGATTGCGCAGGGACAAAATGGGGTGATGGAGCGTGATTACAGCTACACCCTGTCGCGCCGTGCCGATGAGCTCTGGACGCCTGAACAAGTGGGGCGTGATGCAGCGCGTCGCACCGTTAATCGCATTGATGCGCAGAAAATTGCCACCTGTGAAGTGCCAGTGATTTTCGCAGCGCCTGTGGCAACCGGTTTGTTTGGTCATTTGGTTTCCGCAATTAGCGGTAATAGCCTGTATCGTAAATCGAGCTTTTTACTCGATAAGCTAGGGGAAACCATTTTCCCAACTTGGCTGAATATCGAAGAGAAGCCGCATTTGCTTCGCGGCCTTGCCAGCTCTCCTTTTGATAGCGAAGGTTTGGCCACCGTTGATCGTACCATTATCGATCAGGGGCAATTGGCGACCTATCTCATCACTTCTTATGCAGGTCGCAAACTCAATATGCAGCCAACCGGTCATGCGGGTGGCATTCATAACTGGTTTGTCTCATCCAATCATGGCGATCTTTTAGCATTGGCCAAAACCATGGATCGCGGTTTGATTGTCACTGAGTTGATGGGGCAAGGTGTGAATATGGTGACGGGCGATTATTCACGTGGCGCGGCTGGTTTCTGGGTTGAAAATGGTCAAATTCAGTATCCAGTCAGTGAGATCACCATTGCTGGTAACTTGGCATCGATGTTTGAAAAGATTGTCGCTGTCGGTAGTGATATTGAAACGCGCAGCCAGATTCAAACCGGTTCCGTACTGATTGAGAAGATGAAGATCGCTGGCGCGTAA
- the yjgA gene encoding ribosome biogenesis factor YjgA: MARKNQRDPWEEEEEIIWVTKSEMKRDMTALQELGEEIAELKPAVLAKLPLPEALHAAILDAQRFKNEAKRRQLQYIGKLMRSIDPEPLQLALDKIRNKHAQATLQLHKLEQLRDAIVAEGDSAIEQAMALYPEMDRQRLRQLARQAKKEQSQNKPPKSAREIFQVLKNSYLEQDA, translated from the coding sequence ATGGCCCGTAAAAATCAGCGTGATCCTTGGGAAGAAGAAGAGGAAATCATCTGGGTAACCAAATCCGAGATGAAACGTGACATGACAGCACTTCAAGAGCTAGGCGAAGAAATTGCTGAGCTCAAACCTGCCGTGCTGGCTAAATTGCCACTGCCTGAAGCGCTTCATGCTGCCATTTTGGATGCACAGCGCTTCAAAAACGAGGCCAAGCGCCGTCAACTTCAGTACATTGGTAAATTGATGCGCTCCATTGATCCAGAGCCACTCCAACTTGCTCTGGATAAAATTCGTAACAAGCATGCGCAAGCAACACTGCAACTGCACAAACTTGAGCAGCTTCGTGATGCCATTGTTGCTGAAGGCGACAGTGCGATTGAGCAAGCCATGGCGCTTTATCCTGAAATGGATCGCCAGCGTCTGCGCCAATTAGCGCGCCAAGCGAAAAAAGAGCAAAGCCAAAATAAACCGCCAAAATCTGCGCGTGAAATTTTCCAAGTGCTAAAAAACAGCTACCTTGAGCAAGACGCATAA
- the acnB gene encoding bifunctional aconitate hydratase 2/2-methylisocitrate dehydratase — MLEAYRKHVEERAQDGVVAQPLNAEQVAALVELLKNPPAGEESTLIDLLENRIPPGVDEAAYVKAAFLTALAKGETQSPIVSAEHAVKLLGTMQGGYNIEPLITLLDDAALAPLAAKALSHTLLMFDAFHDVADKAKVGNVHAQQVVQSWADADWYLSKPKLAEKITVTVFKVLGETNTDDLSPAPDAWSRPDIPLHALAMLKNPRDGIEPDEVGVVGPIALIESLKEKGHPLAYVGDVVGTGSSRKSATNSVLWFMGEDIPHVPNKRGGGFVLGGKIAPIFFNTMEDAGALPIELDVESLNMGDVIDIYPYQGKVCAHGTEQVLSTFSLKTDVLLDEVRAGGRIPLIIGRGLTDRAREFLNLPASDVFNRPAAACESDKGFTLAQKMVGKACGVEGIRPGQYCEPKMTTVGSQDTTGPMTRDELKDLACLGFSADLVMQSFCHTAAYPKPIDVNTHHTLPDFIMNRGGVSLRPGDGVIHSWLNRMLLPDTVGTGGDSHTRFPIGVSFPAGSGLVAFAAATGVMPLDMPESVLVRFKGKMQPGITLRDLVHAIPYYAIQQGLLTVEKAGKKNIFSGRILEIEGLPELKVEQAFELADASAERSAAGCTIKLDQAPIAEYLQSNIVMLKWMIAEGYGDKRTLERRVVDMEQWLANPELMEADSDAEYAAIIDIDLAEIKEPILCAPNDPDDARLLSEVTGENIDEVFIGSCMTNIGHFRAAGKLLNQFKGQLPTRMWIAPPTKMDRDQLTEEGYYSIFGKVGARIEIPGCSLCMGNQARVADGATVVSTSTRNFPNRLGTGANVYLASAELAAVAAIMAKLPTPAEYLQYAAQLDATAADTYRYLNFDQLPQYTDVADQVIVQQPA; from the coding sequence GTGCTTGAAGCCTACCGCAAACACGTCGAAGAGCGTGCCCAGGATGGTGTGGTTGCCCAACCACTCAACGCAGAACAAGTGGCCGCATTGGTTGAGCTACTAAAAAATCCCCCTGCAGGTGAAGAGTCTACTCTCATCGATTTACTGGAAAACCGAATTCCCCCTGGCGTTGATGAAGCCGCTTATGTCAAAGCTGCGTTTTTGACTGCGCTTGCCAAAGGTGAAACCCAATCGCCGATTGTCTCTGCTGAGCATGCAGTGAAACTGCTGGGCACCATGCAAGGTGGCTACAACATTGAGCCGTTGATCACTCTGCTTGATGATGCCGCATTGGCACCGTTAGCCGCTAAAGCGCTGTCACACACGCTGCTGATGTTTGATGCATTTCATGATGTGGCGGACAAAGCCAAAGTAGGCAATGTTCATGCGCAGCAAGTGGTGCAGTCATGGGCTGATGCCGATTGGTATCTTTCAAAGCCAAAACTGGCTGAGAAGATCACCGTCACCGTCTTTAAAGTGCTGGGCGAAACCAACACAGACGATCTTTCACCGGCGCCAGATGCTTGGTCACGCCCTGATATTCCACTGCACGCATTAGCGATGCTGAAAAACCCGCGTGATGGCATTGAGCCTGATGAAGTGGGCGTGGTGGGTCCGATTGCACTGATTGAATCACTGAAAGAAAAAGGGCATCCACTGGCCTATGTCGGTGATGTGGTGGGCACGGGCTCGTCACGTAAATCTGCGACCAACTCAGTACTTTGGTTTATGGGTGAAGATATTCCTCATGTGCCAAACAAACGCGGTGGTGGCTTTGTGTTGGGCGGCAAGATTGCGCCAATTTTCTTTAACACCATGGAAGATGCCGGTGCGCTGCCGATTGAGCTTGATGTTGAATCGCTCAATATGGGCGATGTCATTGATATCTACCCTTATCAAGGCAAAGTGTGCGCACATGGCACAGAGCAAGTGCTATCTACCTTTAGCCTAAAAACCGACGTACTCCTTGATGAAGTCCGTGCGGGTGGTCGTATTCCATTGATCATCGGTCGCGGCCTGACGGATCGCGCGCGTGAGTTTTTGAATCTACCGGCATCGGATGTGTTCAACCGCCCTGCGGCGGCCTGTGAAAGTGATAAAGGCTTTACGCTAGCACAGAAAATGGTGGGTAAAGCTTGTGGCGTAGAGGGTATCCGTCCGGGGCAATATTGTGAGCCGAAGATGACCACGGTAGGCTCGCAAGATACCACGGGTCCTATGACGCGTGATGAGCTCAAAGATCTTGCTTGTCTTGGCTTCTCTGCTGATTTGGTGATGCAGTCTTTCTGTCATACCGCTGCCTATCCAAAACCTATTGATGTGAATACCCATCATACGTTGCCAGATTTCATTATGAATCGTGGTGGTGTATCGCTGCGTCCTGGTGATGGCGTGATCCACTCATGGCTCAACCGTATGTTGCTGCCAGACACTGTGGGTACTGGCGGTGATTCACATACCCGTTTCCCAATTGGCGTCTCTTTCCCTGCTGGCTCTGGCTTGGTGGCCTTTGCTGCGGCAACTGGGGTGATGCCGCTAGATATGCCTGAATCGGTATTGGTTCGCTTTAAAGGCAAGATGCAACCGGGCATTACCTTGCGCGATCTTGTTCATGCCATTCCATATTATGCGATTCAGCAAGGTCTATTGACCGTTGAAAAAGCTGGTAAGAAGAACATCTTCTCTGGCCGCATTTTGGAAATTGAAGGTTTGCCTGAGCTGAAAGTGGAACAAGCTTTTGAGCTTGCTGATGCATCAGCTGAGCGCTCTGCGGCCGGTTGTACCATTAAGCTGGATCAAGCGCCGATTGCTGAGTATCTGCAATCAAATATCGTGATGCTGAAATGGATGATCGCTGAAGGTTATGGCGATAAGCGCACGCTTGAGCGCCGCGTCGTCGATATGGAGCAATGGTTGGCGAACCCTGAATTGATGGAAGCGGATAGCGATGCAGAATATGCTGCGATTATCGATATCGATTTGGCGGAGATCAAAGAGCCAATTTTGTGTGCACCAAACGATCCCGACGATGCACGTTTGCTCTCTGAGGTGACGGGTGAAAATATCGACGAAGTCTTTATTGGCTCTTGTATGACCAATATTGGTCACTTTCGCGCTGCGGGTAAACTGCTCAATCAATTTAAAGGTCAGTTGCCAACGCGTATGTGGATTGCACCGCCAACTAAGATGGATCGCGATCAGCTGACTGAAGAGGGATATTACAGCATCTTTGGGAAAGTAGGGGCGCGTATTGAGATTCCAGGCTGTTCATTGTGTATGGGGAACCAAGCCCGTGTCGCTGATGGTGCCACTGTGGTATCGACCTCTACCCGTAACTTCCCGAACCGTTTGGGAACGGGCGCCAATGTTTATTTAGCCTCGGCAGAGCTCGCTGCGGTTGCGGCGATTATGGCCAAGCTGCCAACACCAGCTGAGTATTTGCAGTATGCTGCGCAGCTTGATGCTACGGCCGCCGATACCTATCGCTATCTCAATTTTGATCAATTGCCGCAATATACCGATGTCGCGGATCAAGTGATTGTTCAGCAACCAGCCTAA